In Phragmites australis chromosome 17, lpPhrAust1.1, whole genome shotgun sequence, the following are encoded in one genomic region:
- the LOC133897658 gene encoding transcription factor TB1-like codes for MLPYPNPHHFGISQEPPQQNPTGFVMVPPAAHLDQHYDHFIPGHGQFNSETLEAVLRPPRAAPERGSGGADGQGHARARKRPFRTDRHSKIRTAQGVRDRRMRLSLDVARDFFALQDRLGFDKASKTVDWLLTQSKPAIDRLTESSQRNVGGSDAVLSSPTSFAAAGSGKGGGFVEKVGCRNGGSVFMEHGCELDRLVSAAPVLGEYYYDLGEMMSNSGGEGDDDGEYEEDGDFLDGMQ; via the coding sequence ATGTTACCTTACCCTAACCCTCACCATTTCGGCATCTCCCAAGAACCCCCACAGCAGAACCCTACTGGCTTCGTCATGGTACCGCCGGCCGCGCATCTGGATCAGCACTACGACCACTTCATCCCCGGCCACGGCCAATTCAACTCCGAGACGCTGGAGGCTGTGCTCCGACCGCCGCGCGCTGCTCCCGAGAGAGGTAGTGGTGGCGCCGACGGCCAAGGCCACGCCAGGGCGCGGAAGCGGCCGTTCCGGACGGACAGGCACAGCAAGATCCGGACGgcgcagggcgtccgcgaccgCCGGATGCGGCTGTCCCTCGACGTCGCCCGCGACTTCTTCGCGCTGCAGGACCGGCTCGGCTTCGACAAGGCCAGCAAGACGGTGGACTGGCTGCTCACCCAGTCCAAGCCGGCCATCGACCGGCTCACCGAGTCCTCTCAGCGCAACGTCGGCGGCAGCGACGCGGTCTTGTCATCCCCGACGTCATTTGCAGCTGCTGGATCAGGGAAGGGGGGAGGGTTTGTGGAGAAGGTGGGGTGCAGAAATGGCGGATCAGTGTTCATGGAGCACGGCTGCGAGCTCGATCGCCTTGTGTCGGCCGCGCCGGTGCTTGGGGAGTACTACTACGACCTCGGCGAGATGATGAGCAACAGCGGAGGAGAAGGCGACGACGACGGTGAGTATGAGGAAGACGGTGATTTCCTGGACGGTATgcaataa